A section of the Pediococcus inopinatus genome encodes:
- a CDS encoding glycosyl hydrolase family 8, with amino-acid sequence MKRKTLLWGILGIAIVAGIVVGFTNMQPTAPVQAKTNQSVTLYNQWKKAYVAGGSKKYVKSNNSQGATKVISEGQGYGMLATVLAAKKGANTHTTFNQLYSYYHAHRISSKNPLMSWEQTSRRGRLTSVGSEKNSATDGDLDIAYSLILADKKWGSKKTNYKAAAKALLAAIKKREINKTTYLPKMGNWATSSYDQSKLRTSDLMTGYFKTFAKYTKDRTWTKVASQSQKAIVKLSARNKSGLFPDFIKATGKTIKLSAVKPYQIESGRDNQYGYNACRVPWRLAQTYLITKDGTTKRVLKKQLAFFNKRKKITAVYTMSGKAVNNYANTAFTAPVNMAARTLKQTSLKKKTAKQLPKSIEKKNYFSATLQVVTGLQ; translated from the coding sequence TTGAAGCGGAAAACATTACTTTGGGGAATTTTAGGAATCGCGATTGTGGCAGGAATTGTAGTTGGATTCACAAATATGCAGCCGACAGCTCCTGTACAGGCCAAAACGAACCAGTCAGTTACTTTATATAATCAATGGAAGAAAGCCTATGTTGCGGGTGGGTCGAAAAAGTACGTAAAGTCCAATAACAGCCAGGGAGCTACGAAGGTCATCTCTGAAGGCCAAGGCTATGGAATGCTGGCGACAGTGTTGGCCGCCAAAAAAGGAGCTAACACGCATACTACGTTTAATCAATTGTATAGCTATTATCATGCACATCGAATTTCTAGTAAGAATCCGTTAATGAGCTGGGAACAAACAAGCCGTCGCGGGAGACTAACCAGCGTCGGTTCTGAGAAGAACAGTGCCACTGACGGTGATTTGGATATTGCTTATTCTTTGATTTTGGCTGATAAAAAATGGGGAAGCAAAAAAACAAATTACAAAGCTGCTGCTAAGGCGCTTCTAGCAGCGATTAAGAAACGCGAAATTAACAAGACGACTTATCTACCCAAGATGGGTAATTGGGCGACTAGCAGTTATGACCAAAGTAAATTGCGCACGTCGGATTTGATGACGGGCTATTTCAAAACATTTGCCAAGTACACTAAGGATCGTACTTGGACCAAAGTGGCCAGCCAGAGTCAAAAAGCAATCGTAAAATTGAGTGCACGCAATAAATCAGGTCTATTTCCAGACTTTATTAAAGCAACAGGGAAAACTATTAAGCTATCAGCAGTTAAGCCCTATCAGATTGAAAGCGGCCGTGATAACCAATATGGGTACAATGCATGTCGGGTGCCGTGGCGATTGGCGCAAACTTACTTGATTACTAAAGATGGCACCACGAAGCGGGTGTTAAAAAAGCAGTTGGCTTTCTTTAACAAACGAAAGAAAATTACGGCTGTTTATACGATGAGTGGTAAGGCGGTTAATAATTATGCAAATACAGCCTTTACCGCCCCTGTTAATATGGCTGCTAGAACCCTTAAACAAACCAGTTTGAAAAAGAAAACAGCTAAACAGTTGCCTAAATCAATTGAGAAGAAAAATTATTTCTCAGCAACTTTGCAGGTGGTCACTGGATTACAATGA
- a CDS encoding ISNCY family transposase has product MRKVVLTVKEDHKYQVIQQVVNERKNRCRASIELNLSLRQIDRLIIKYRTKGKSSFVHGNTGKKPQNKISTKQINRIIKLYETDYQGFNISHFYEFLLSREGIQVSESTLRRILRTHRVLSPKAHHNTKRQIRKELKLKEQRQALSKRDEKTLQVVEPVEAIKAHPSRARKKFAGELIQMDASVELWFGNTKTYLHAAIDDYSGAIVGAYFDTEETLNAYYQVMAQILTSFGIPYEILTDRRTVFNSNKKADSPTKENPLTQFGYACKSLGTKLSVTSIPQTKGRIERLFETLQSRLLNELKLANTTTIEQANDFLNPFVKEFNQKFALPIKINTSGFDKQLTSSEIDQILITTRERSISSGHTVKLNNQEYQLFESDKLVCLKPRTKVLIVKTLTGKLYATTDADQIFDLHPLADHDLVSPAFEVIIEKPSNMAPKNKKPKASMNHPWRRANYRDYLRTIGYSEKGANHMAYEI; this is encoded by the coding sequence ATGAGAAAGGTTGTTTTAACAGTGAAAGAAGACCACAAATATCAAGTAATTCAGCAAGTAGTTAATGAACGAAAGAATCGTTGTCGAGCTAGTATTGAATTAAATCTATCATTACGACAAATTGATCGATTAATAATCAAATATCGAACTAAGGGTAAATCTAGCTTTGTGCATGGCAATACTGGCAAAAAGCCACAGAATAAGATCTCAACCAAACAAATCAATCGAATTATTAAGCTGTATGAAACTGATTACCAAGGCTTCAATATTTCCCATTTCTATGAGTTTTTATTAAGTAGAGAAGGTATTCAAGTTTCTGAATCAACTTTACGACGAATACTTAGAACCCATCGGGTTCTGTCACCCAAAGCTCATCACAATACCAAAAGACAAATACGCAAAGAATTAAAGCTCAAGGAACAACGGCAGGCTTTGTCTAAACGTGACGAAAAGACCTTACAAGTTGTTGAACCAGTGGAAGCAATAAAGGCTCATCCGTCACGCGCTAGGAAAAAATTTGCCGGTGAACTTATTCAGATGGATGCCTCGGTTGAGCTCTGGTTCGGCAATACAAAGACTTATCTACATGCCGCGATTGATGATTATAGTGGTGCGATTGTTGGCGCCTACTTTGATACCGAAGAAACGTTAAACGCTTATTATCAAGTTATGGCTCAAATATTGACTTCTTTTGGAATCCCGTATGAGATTTTAACAGACCGAAGAACGGTTTTTAACTCAAACAAAAAAGCAGATTCTCCAACGAAGGAAAACCCACTCACTCAATTCGGTTATGCGTGTAAGTCACTGGGAACCAAACTCTCAGTGACTAGCATACCGCAAACCAAAGGCAGAATTGAACGCCTTTTTGAAACACTACAAAGCCGACTTTTAAATGAACTTAAACTAGCAAATACAACGACAATTGAGCAAGCTAACGACTTCCTCAACCCATTTGTAAAAGAATTCAATCAAAAGTTTGCTTTACCTATTAAAATTAACACGAGTGGCTTTGACAAACAACTTACATCTTCAGAAATTGATCAGATTTTAATCACAACTCGAGAGCGCTCAATTTCATCTGGTCACACTGTCAAATTAAATAATCAGGAATATCAATTATTTGAATCAGATAAGCTAGTTTGTTTAAAACCACGAACTAAGGTCTTAATCGTTAAAACTTTAACTGGTAAGCTTTACGCTACTACAGATGCAGATCAAATATTTGATTTACATCCGCTTGCAGATCATGACTTAGTTTCGCCAGCTTTCGAGGTTATTATTGAAAAACCATCTAATATGGCCCCAAAGAACAAGAAGCCCAAGGCTTCTATGAACCACCCATGGAGGAGAGCCAATTATCGCGACTATTTGCGTACAATTGGGTATTCCGAAAAAGGAGCAAATCATATGGCATATGAGATTTAA
- a CDS encoding alpha/beta hydrolase, with translation MTIANQKVLAAIKQTTDLWRASDEKRDAGLPTTFSDVTRFDNLSYGPAESENLLDIYTPKDTAKTVPTIINIHGGGNVYGSKELYQHYCLGWAQAGFGVVNFNYRLAPKTPFPGALQDTDLVLKWLVEHDKKYRLDLNNVFIVGDSAGGTLAEQYLTAYTNPDYRQALKLGERPKLTIRGGGLNSGFYFIKRSGAVTADSLMAAYYTPGVMKHYDRELNTAEFITTAFPPVYVMTATNDFLRDEGVRLDQFLLDHKLAHQFKIYGTEQDPREHVFQLNQRDAIAAEANHDEAEFFRGLVKR, from the coding sequence ATGACAATTGCAAATCAAAAAGTGCTGGCCGCAATTAAACAGACCACTGATCTTTGGCGAGCGTCTGATGAAAAACGTGATGCTGGGTTACCGACGACATTTTCAGATGTGACGCGGTTTGATAATTTGAGTTACGGACCAGCAGAAAGTGAAAATTTGTTGGACATTTATACGCCCAAAGATACAGCTAAAACAGTGCCCACGATTATTAATATTCATGGTGGCGGAAATGTCTACGGTTCAAAAGAATTGTATCAGCATTATTGTTTAGGCTGGGCCCAAGCTGGATTTGGCGTGGTGAACTTTAACTATCGATTAGCGCCAAAAACACCTTTTCCGGGGGCGTTACAAGACACTGATTTAGTTTTGAAATGGCTTGTGGAACATGATAAAAAATATCGATTGGACCTGAACAATGTGTTTATTGTGGGTGATAGCGCTGGAGGAACTTTAGCTGAGCAGTATTTAACAGCTTATACCAATCCAGATTATCGCCAAGCTTTGAAATTAGGTGAGCGTCCTAAATTGACGATTAGAGGGGGCGGTCTTAACAGTGGCTTCTACTTTATTAAACGTTCGGGAGCAGTCACTGCAGATAGTTTAATGGCAGCATACTACACGCCGGGAGTAATGAAACACTATGATCGAGAATTAAATACGGCGGAGTTTATAACCACCGCATTCCCACCGGTTTACGTTATGACAGCCACCAATGATTTCTTACGTGATGAGGGGGTCCGGCTGGATCAATTTTTGTTGGATCACAAGCTGGCCCATCAATTTAAAATTTACGGTACCGAACAAGATCCAAGAGAGCACGTCTTTCAGCTGAACCAGCGAGATGCGATTGCAGCTGAGGCAAATCATGATGAAGCAGAATTTTTCCGCGGTCTTGTGAAACGTTAA
- a CDS encoding peptide ABC transporter substrate-binding protein produces the protein MDRKWKVSVFFVAAAMLLAGCGSKGASAGTHKYATKQSYNLMANTEVETMDPSLADDSASLLQLNNTNEGLYHPNKNGKLVAEAATKTKVSKDGLTYTFTLHKGMKWSNGDPVTAQNFVYGWQRTVDPDTKAPNAFLFAPIKNANAIMNDKKSAKTLGVKAVNKTTFKVTLSKPAPYLKQMTALPAFFPQDKKVVEKYGKSYGTTSAKTVYNGPFVQEGWTGSNLTWKMKKNTKYWDKKVVHLSTVNMQVVQNSSTALNLYQVKKLDDISLSGEQATQEKSNKDFYSSLANSMTYAVYNFKNQAMQNINIRRALSLVLNREQVTSKVLADGSIAPKGFVPSKLTENPKTGTDFATDAEVANTTTQNKKLAKKYWAKGMKQLGKTKLTIQLMCWDEGTNSQVAEYMQSEINQTLNGADVKVSTLPKKSAITKMSSHTGFDMALTGWSPDFVDLMDVLQLEQTGNPYNFGSFSNKTFDKYMKAAITTDANDSQARYDDYVKAEKVLMKQQGVAVIDQGASTYLHNPKVKNAVSTTDGGTYLKNAYVTK, from the coding sequence ATGGATCGAAAATGGAAAGTATCAGTATTTTTTGTAGCAGCAGCAATGTTGCTGGCGGGTTGTGGAAGTAAGGGTGCTAGTGCAGGGACGCATAAGTACGCGACGAAGCAAAGTTACAATTTAATGGCTAATACTGAGGTCGAAACGATGGATCCCTCATTAGCGGACGACTCGGCGTCACTTTTGCAATTGAATAATACCAATGAAGGTCTTTATCATCCAAATAAGAATGGTAAATTAGTGGCTGAAGCAGCTACTAAAACCAAAGTTAGTAAAGATGGATTAACCTATACATTTACATTACATAAAGGGATGAAATGGAGTAACGGAGATCCGGTTACTGCTCAAAACTTTGTTTATGGCTGGCAACGGACTGTTGACCCAGACACCAAGGCTCCAAACGCCTTTTTGTTTGCCCCAATTAAAAACGCAAATGCCATTATGAACGATAAGAAGAGTGCTAAGACACTCGGAGTTAAGGCAGTTAATAAAACAACTTTTAAAGTGACATTATCAAAACCAGCTCCTTATTTGAAACAAATGACGGCGCTCCCTGCGTTCTTCCCACAGGATAAAAAAGTGGTTGAAAAATACGGAAAATCTTATGGGACAACTAGCGCCAAAACTGTTTACAACGGTCCGTTTGTTCAAGAAGGTTGGACTGGGTCTAACTTAACTTGGAAGATGAAGAAAAATACTAAGTATTGGGATAAAAAAGTGGTTCACTTATCAACGGTTAACATGCAGGTGGTTCAAAACTCAAGTACAGCACTGAATCTATACCAAGTGAAAAAGCTTGATGATATTTCATTGTCTGGTGAACAAGCTACTCAAGAGAAAAGCAATAAAGATTTTTATTCTTCATTAGCTAATTCGATGACCTACGCAGTTTATAATTTTAAAAATCAAGCTATGCAAAATATTAATATCCGTCGTGCACTGTCACTAGTCTTAAATCGTGAACAAGTAACTAGCAAGGTATTAGCAGATGGGTCAATTGCACCAAAAGGATTTGTGCCGTCTAAGCTTACTGAAAATCCAAAGACGGGGACTGATTTTGCAACCGATGCTGAAGTTGCTAATACCACGACCCAAAACAAGAAGCTTGCTAAAAAATACTGGGCAAAAGGGATGAAACAGCTTGGCAAAACAAAACTAACCATTCAATTAATGTGTTGGGATGAGGGAACTAATTCGCAAGTTGCTGAATACATGCAAAGTGAGATTAACCAAACTCTTAATGGCGCAGATGTAAAAGTAAGCACCTTGCCAAAGAAATCAGCTATTACTAAGATGTCCAGTCATACGGGATTTGATATGGCATTGACTGGTTGGAGTCCGGATTTTGTTGATTTGATGGATGTCCTTCAATTGGAACAAACCGGAAATCCTTATAATTTTGGCTCGTTTAGTAATAAGACGTTTGATAAGTACATGAAAGCTGCGATTACAACTGACGCCAACGATTCACAAGCGCGATATGACGATTATGTGAAAGCTGAAAAAGTTTTGATGAAACAACAAGGAGTTGCGGTTATCGATCAGGGAGCATCAACCTATTTGCACAATCCAAAGGTAAAAAATGCCGTTTCAACAACTGATGGTGGAACTTACCTGAAGAATGCTTATGTGACTAAATGA
- a CDS encoding serine hydrolase, with protein sequence MNDKKRRQFNRTVFKAFPWVMGVLLIILVFLQINSNSSKAQSKSGTDSSQQATVSSSSSEVTNKQKKIKAELASYLKTVTKDGTVSVSFYNLGATPKSKAAASTDAAVYKPGSLVTEADAHTAQTAASTYKLFIAAYLMHQKQNGKFNWTSSNTEGFDQMIVDSANTFADSELKSYGMAAVNKFIGSQGWYTPVFQQTVIAKTTSHSLMLLLEQLAAGTGPFKNASDREKILKLMSEQIYRTGIPAGASAAKTGTKVADKVGFLNDTNNDAGIVTLPNGQKYILVIMTHGQGQSGFSGFPKMAEITKKVQTIVYGTNAGK encoded by the coding sequence ATGAATGATAAAAAAAGAAGGCAGTTTAACCGAACAGTTTTTAAAGCTTTTCCATGGGTCATGGGAGTTCTTTTGATTATTTTGGTGTTCCTTCAAATTAATAGTAATAGCAGTAAAGCCCAATCTAAGTCGGGCACTGATAGTAGTCAGCAGGCCACTGTCAGTTCAAGTTCTTCTGAAGTCACGAATAAACAGAAAAAAATCAAGGCCGAACTTGCGAGCTATTTAAAAACGGTGACCAAAGATGGGACAGTCAGTGTCAGTTTTTATAATTTAGGTGCGACACCAAAAAGTAAGGCAGCTGCTAGCACGGACGCAGCTGTTTATAAGCCGGGGAGTTTGGTAACTGAAGCCGATGCCCACACCGCGCAAACTGCGGCTAGCACTTATAAATTATTTATTGCAGCTTATCTGATGCACCAAAAGCAAAATGGTAAATTTAATTGGACGTCGAGTAATACAGAAGGATTTGATCAGATGATTGTGGATAGTGCCAATACCTTTGCTGATAGTGAGCTTAAAAGCTATGGGATGGCTGCTGTCAATAAATTTATCGGCAGTCAGGGCTGGTATACGCCGGTATTTCAACAAACGGTTATCGCCAAGACGACCAGTCACAGCCTGATGCTCTTGCTCGAACAGCTTGCGGCCGGAACCGGGCCATTTAAAAATGCCAGTGACCGAGAAAAAATTCTAAAATTAATGAGTGAACAGATTTATCGAACGGGAATTCCCGCTGGCGCAAGTGCTGCTAAAACGGGAACCAAAGTGGCTGATAAAGTTGGCTTTCTAAATGATACCAACAATGATGCTGGAATAGTGACCCTACCCAATGGTCAGAAATATATATTGGTTATTATGACCCATGGCCAAGGACAATCGGGCTTTAGCGGTTTTCCTAAAATGGCTGAAATCACCAAAAAGGTTCAAACGATCGTTTATGGGACAAATGCGGGAAAATAA
- the nrdD gene encoding anaerobic ribonucleoside-triphosphate reductase yields the protein MISTFQDKLGLLRTSLIQKRDGEQTKFYPYKLLFSLRQVVADKKIQDQICEALVNQFHDQAVISTQAIHNAVIQQLKNCGLEDSATAYADYFDKEQQNFSDATNVQKRIEKVFERDAEVVHENANKDSTIFNTQRDLEAGAASRAMGLKMLPELVAKGHLRGDIHWHDLDYSPVTPETNCCLIDFDGMLKNGYKIGNAEVDSPRSIQTATAQMAQIIANVASLQYGGCSANRVDQLLAPYAEINYQKHLADAKDWVSPDKQEAYAKSKTKKDIYDAMQALEYEINTLYSSQGQTPFTTVNFGLGTSWIEREIQKSILKIRIKGLGTEHRTAIFPKLIFTLKRDLNLHPTDPNYDIKQLAIECSTKRMYPDLLMYDKIKELTGSFKTPMGCRSFLQGWRDENGKEVNSGRMNLGVVTVNLPRLALASNGDKKLFWEIFEERMTLCHQALAYRVERTKEAEPKNAPLLYMYGAFGKRLPADGDVDELFKNERATVSLGYIGLYEVCTVFYGPDWEHNAEAHDFAEQIVKAMWKKCADWTKESGYHYSLYSTPAESLTDTFCRDDIAKFGKVANVTDKEYYTNSFHYDVRKHPTPFEKLTFEQDFPKYASGGFIHYCEYPNLTQNPKALEAVWDWAYDHVGYLGTNTSIDKCYKCGFKGEFKATARGFQCPQCGNHDPQFCDVVKRTCGYLGNPQQRPMVHGRHVEIASRRKNLTTEMIQNAAKNARSKQSDAERVVG from the coding sequence ATGATATCAACATTTCAGGACAAATTAGGACTATTACGAACATCACTTATTCAAAAAAGAGATGGTGAACAGACTAAATTTTACCCGTATAAGTTACTTTTTAGTCTTCGCCAGGTAGTGGCAGATAAAAAAATTCAGGATCAGATTTGTGAAGCATTGGTCAATCAATTTCATGATCAGGCAGTGATTAGCACCCAAGCAATTCATAATGCGGTGATTCAGCAATTAAAAAATTGTGGTTTAGAAGATTCAGCAACGGCTTATGCAGATTATTTTGATAAAGAGCAGCAGAATTTTTCTGATGCCACCAATGTGCAAAAACGGATCGAAAAAGTTTTCGAGCGGGATGCCGAAGTTGTTCATGAAAATGCCAATAAGGACAGCACTATTTTTAATACACAACGCGATTTGGAAGCCGGTGCGGCCAGTCGGGCGATGGGCTTGAAGATGTTACCAGAATTAGTTGCGAAGGGCCATTTACGGGGCGATATCCATTGGCATGATTTGGATTATTCACCAGTTACCCCGGAAACTAATTGTTGTTTGATTGATTTTGATGGGATGCTTAAAAACGGCTATAAAATTGGTAATGCCGAAGTCGATTCGCCGCGGTCCATTCAAACGGCGACGGCGCAAATGGCTCAGATCATCGCCAATGTGGCGTCACTTCAGTACGGCGGTTGCTCTGCTAATCGGGTAGATCAATTATTGGCACCATATGCCGAAATTAATTATCAAAAACACTTGGCTGACGCTAAAGATTGGGTTTCTCCAGATAAGCAAGAAGCCTATGCCAAAAGTAAAACTAAAAAAGATATTTATGATGCGATGCAGGCTTTGGAATACGAAATTAATACTTTGTATTCTTCCCAGGGGCAAACGCCTTTTACAACGGTGAATTTCGGGCTCGGAACCAGTTGGATTGAACGTGAAATTCAAAAATCCATTTTAAAAATTCGAATTAAAGGATTAGGTACCGAACACAGAACAGCAATTTTTCCGAAATTAATTTTTACACTTAAACGTGATTTGAATTTGCATCCAACCGATCCTAACTATGACATTAAACAATTAGCGATTGAATGTTCTACTAAACGCATGTACCCCGATTTATTAATGTATGACAAAATCAAAGAACTGACGGGTAGTTTTAAAACACCCATGGGCTGTCGTTCATTCTTACAAGGATGGCGTGACGAAAATGGTAAAGAAGTTAATTCAGGTCGGATGAATCTTGGCGTCGTGACCGTTAATTTGCCTAGATTAGCGTTGGCATCAAACGGTGATAAAAAATTATTCTGGGAAATTTTTGAAGAACGCATGACTCTATGTCATCAAGCGTTGGCTTATCGCGTGGAACGGACCAAAGAGGCAGAACCCAAAAATGCGCCATTACTCTATATGTACGGCGCTTTTGGTAAGCGCTTGCCAGCTGATGGCGATGTGGATGAACTTTTCAAAAATGAACGCGCAACAGTTTCGTTAGGCTACATCGGTTTATATGAAGTTTGTACCGTCTTTTATGGGCCAGACTGGGAGCATAATGCCGAAGCCCACGATTTTGCGGAACAGATTGTCAAAGCGATGTGGAAAAAATGTGCTGATTGGACAAAGGAAAGTGGCTATCATTACAGCCTGTACTCCACACCAGCAGAATCGTTGACCGATACTTTCTGTCGCGATGATATTGCCAAGTTTGGCAAAGTCGCCAATGTGACTGATAAAGAATATTACACGAATAGTTTTCATTATGATGTTCGCAAACATCCAACGCCTTTTGAAAAATTAACCTTTGAACAAGATTTTCCTAAGTATGCTTCCGGTGGCTTTATTCATTATTGTGAATATCCAAATCTAACCCAAAATCCCAAAGCCTTAGAAGCAGTCTGGGATTGGGCTTATGATCATGTCGGTTATTTGGGAACCAATACCTCAATTGATAAATGTTATAAATGTGGATTTAAGGGTGAATTTAAAGCAACGGCGCGGGGCTTCCAATGTCCGCAATGTGGTAATCATGATCCTCAGTTCTGTGATGTGGTTAAACGGACATGTGGGTATCTCGGCAATCCACAACAACGCCCGATGGTTCACGGGCGGCACGTGGAAATTGCTTCAAGACGGAAAAATTTAACAACGGAGATGATCCAAAATGCAGCGAAAAACGCACGGTCCAAACAATCCGATGCCGAAAGAGTGGTTGGCTAA
- the nrdG gene encoding anaerobic ribonucleoside-triphosphate reductase activating protein: MQRKTHGPNNPMPKEWLAKDLSLQYIADYKAFNFVDGEGVRCSLYVSGCPFHCPGCYNVAAQNFHYGKPYTQELEDQIMEDLSQDYVQGLTLLGGEPFLNTQVCIRICKRIRQEFGHTKDIWSWTGYNWDELLKDSDDKLEMLSLIDILVDGRFLEEKKDLTLQFRGSSNQRIIDVPKSLAADKVIIWDKLVR; the protein is encoded by the coding sequence ATGCAGCGAAAAACGCACGGTCCAAACAATCCGATGCCGAAAGAGTGGTTGGCTAAAGATTTAAGTTTACAATATATTGCCGATTACAAGGCTTTTAACTTTGTCGATGGCGAAGGAGTTCGCTGTAGTTTATATGTGAGTGGTTGCCCATTTCATTGCCCAGGTTGTTACAATGTGGCGGCGCAAAACTTTCATTATGGCAAACCTTATACGCAAGAATTAGAAGATCAAATCATGGAAGATTTAAGCCAAGATTATGTCCAAGGATTAACGTTGCTGGGTGGCGAACCATTTTTAAACACACAAGTATGTATTCGAATTTGCAAACGGATTCGCCAAGAATTCGGCCATACCAAAGATATTTGGTCCTGGACTGGTTATAACTGGGATGAACTTTTGAAGGATTCTGATGACAAACTAGAAATGCTATCACTAATTGATATTTTGGTGGATGGTCGTTTCTTAGAAGAAAAGAAGGATTTAACGCTCCAATTTCGGGGAAGCTCTAACCAACGCATTATCGATGTCCCTAAATCTTTAGCAGCGGATAAAGTTATCATCTGGGACAAATTGGTGCGATAA
- a CDS encoding VIT1/CCC1 transporter family protein, protein MLEIRKFVKAKKFHFWDSLNITRAGILGANDGIISVSGIVLGAAAANLSSYTLFISGVSGMLAGACSMAGGEYISVSAQKEVQLKRLNIQAAGQLSTKNLYQTKISELDVLNPIHAATASFLSFLCGAIIPLLAISLSNSRWRVTNTALAMIIALSINAIIGYNKAETPVYKAVIRNVAVGVFTTVATYLIGSLLGMTISA, encoded by the coding sequence ATGTTAGAAATTCGAAAATTTGTCAAGGCTAAAAAATTTCATTTTTGGGATAGTTTAAATATTACACGTGCCGGGATTTTGGGTGCGAACGACGGGATTATTTCGGTTTCAGGAATTGTCCTTGGTGCCGCGGCAGCCAATCTTAGCAGTTATACCTTGTTCATTAGTGGCGTTTCAGGGATGCTAGCTGGCGCCTGTTCGATGGCTGGGGGAGAGTACATTTCAGTGAGTGCTCAAAAAGAAGTGCAACTGAAACGCCTAAACATTCAGGCTGCAGGCCAGCTGAGCACCAAAAATCTCTACCAAACCAAAATTAGCGAACTGGATGTGTTAAATCCGATTCATGCAGCAACGGCCTCTTTCCTCTCATTTTTATGTGGCGCCATTATTCCGTTGCTTGCAATCAGCCTGTCTAACAGTCGTTGGCGAGTAACCAATACCGCGTTAGCAATGATCATTGCACTTTCGATTAATGCAATTATTGGTTACAACAAAGCAGAAACACCAGTTTATAAAGCAGTTATTCGCAACGTTGCGGTGGGCGTTTTTACCACAGTGGCGACTTATTTAATTGGTAGTCTATTAGGGATGACGATTTCTGCGTAG
- the sufC gene encoding Fe-S cluster assembly ATPase SufC, producing METLEIKDLHVAVKDDDTQVEKEILTGVNLVMHTGEVHAIMGPNGTGKSTLSETIMGNPHYHVTQGNILLNNKSLLAEPVDARARAGLFLAMQYPAEIKGITNMEFLRAAINARRPSDQPIPIKAFLAQLDDALNILNMTSDMAERYLNEGFSGGERKRNEILQLLMIKPTFAILDELDSGLDIDALHVVSKGVNHVIGPDFGTLMITHYKRILKYIQPDKVHVMMGGRIVKTGDASLADRLEDEGYSGLRDELGIDVDLVDSEV from the coding sequence ATGGAAACACTTGAAATAAAAGATTTACATGTAGCGGTTAAAGATGACGACACACAGGTAGAAAAAGAGATTTTAACTGGGGTGAATTTAGTCATGCACACAGGCGAAGTTCATGCCATTATGGGCCCCAACGGAACCGGAAAATCGACCTTATCTGAAACCATTATGGGAAATCCCCATTATCACGTTACACAAGGCAATATTCTTTTGAATAATAAAAGTTTGTTGGCAGAACCTGTGGATGCGCGCGCCAGAGCCGGATTATTCTTAGCGATGCAATATCCAGCTGAAATTAAAGGTATCACCAATATGGAGTTTTTGCGGGCGGCAATTAACGCCCGGCGGCCAAGTGATCAACCCATTCCGATCAAGGCGTTTTTGGCTCAATTGGATGACGCGCTTAATATCTTGAACATGACAAGCGATATGGCGGAGCGCTATTTAAACGAGGGCTTTTCTGGTGGTGAACGGAAACGAAACGAAATTTTGCAATTACTAATGATTAAACCTACTTTTGCGATCCTGGATGAATTGGATTCAGGCCTAGATATTGATGCGCTTCATGTTGTCTCCAAGGGTGTTAACCACGTAATTGGACCGGATTTTGGAACGCTGATGATCACGCATTACAAGCGAATTTTGAAATATATCCAGCCTGATAAAGTACACGTCATGATGGGCGGTCGCATTGTTAAAACGGGGGATGCTAGTTTGGCGGATCGTTTGGAAGACGAAGGGTATTCTGGTTTGAGAGATGAGTTAGGAATTGACGTCGACTTGGTAGATTCGGAGGTTTAG